The nucleotide sequence CGTAAGAGAGTCGGCGTTAATGTTTCCCGTTACTTTAAAATTTTGATATGGCCCCGGAAAAATATTGTTAGGGTAACCGCCGTAATACCAAATAGTGGAATCCGGTTGCAAGGTTATTTGTGAGTTGTTGAACAATGCTATTTGAGCCGGAGTACCGGAAAGTTCCAGCGTTCCCTTTTTATTTACGGTTACGGTTACCGCCCCGAGCAAAGTGTAATGGGCTAACTGCAATCCTGCAGCGTCTGTTTCCGACCCTACTTCAATCTGCGCCGGCCCCGCAAAGGTAATATTTTCGGTTAAATAACAATGTCCGGCGGAAAGAATTTTATATTTACCGGCCGGAAAGGCAGCGGGTGTTGTGCCGGCGGGAAGGTTCGGGCTCCAGTTTGACGGATTTTTAAAATTACCGTGTCCACCCGTCCACGTATAAATTTGAGCCGAGGCGAGTATTCCCGCGGCAAAGAGAAAAATCAATATAAATAAAGTTTTTTGTATTTTCTTCATAACATTCTAATTATACATCTTTTTTTGTGAAAAATCCAGTCGACTATGGAGAAATTTGAGAAGTTCGATGTTTAACCGCAAAGGGCGCTAAGACCGCGAAGATGATATGTTTTTAATATGTTTAATTATAAAAAAATATCTAAAATTATTAGGTTAATGGCTTGAAAAAGATGATTTTTTGGGGTATCTTTATGAGGTCATGTTTAATATATGTTAGATTGACGCTACGCGCAATAAGATTAAATCTTTATTGAAAAGGAGTATATATGGATACAGATGTGTATGTTTTCTGTAAAACTTGTAATGAAATTACAGAAGGTGTTGGTAGTGGCGATCCTCGTGATTCCATAACGTGTAACTGTTGTAAGACAATGATTACATCTAATGTAGTTGGTAACTTCAAACCACTTGGAACTAAAAAAGAACTTAGGCTTTATTGGCCTGAATAACTGATTTGAGCTCTGTTGTTATAACATTGTAATGAAGTTGTTTTACAGAGCTCTTTGTTTTTTGCTTATTTATTAAGTTTTGTATTACAGGGAATATATATGTCTATTCAAAAAGAATATGAGTACGAATTGGTTGATAAAGGAAGAATTCTTACAAAATGTTTAATTAGAATAATCGAGGAAGATAATAAGCCAATAGTTGTTCTATGTGTTCAAAAAAAAGTTTCGAAAGGTACTACTATAACAAATACAATTGATCTAATTGCAAAAGAAGTTTTTTACCAACTGAAAACTGAAAATGGGAGTATATCGTCTGAGTTTACTAAATACTTAACAGAATATCCTCTTTCAAAAAAATTGAAATACATTGGAGATTGTATAAAAAATAGTTCAAATTGGACAGCGTTTATATTTCACCGATTAGGAGAGTTCTTTTCTATAAAAGAACTTAAGGAAAAACGAAATAAAAAAATTAATAATATAATTTGGGTTGAATATTATCCTGCAGATACTTACTTTTTTACTTATGACAAATATGCGGTAATTACATTTAATAATGAATACTGGTCTCCAGAATGGAATCATATAAGTGAAGATGATCTTGTGAATTATACAGGTTATCCCATTGATCTATTTAAAATACAAAATCAAGAATCCTAACACCCGCTTCAACCTGACATTGCGAACAAGTCGCAAATGCAGGTTAGGCGAAAGTTATACCTACAATGCATTGTGGCAGGATAAAGCGAACAAAAAGGATATTCAAGAAAAATATGACGGATATAAGTTTTAAAACTCTTGGCGATTTGGTAGATAAAATAAACAAAGAGTTAGGCAATTTTACAAAGGAATTTCGTTATGAAAGGAAAAAATTCACCAGTAGTGCCAGAGCTTCATCTCAAGGAAAGCTATTTACTTATTCCGATTCTTCAAGAGATTGGGCAATAAACGAAGGTGGAGGTACCGAAGTTCAATATCATATTTATTATAGAGAAAATTGTATAGGCTATGGTATTGGATTCAATACACAATATGTTCCCTTTGCTAATGAAAAATCTCCAATCGAATATATGCAGCCTTTTGTAAATGCGTATTTATTGTTAAGAGATTGTCCAGTAGTAAAGAAGCTAAAAACAAAAGGTTTTAAAGAATATTTCTCAAAAGAAGATTTGTTAAATCTTCAAGATCAAGAATACTATCTTTTTGCAAAAAAAATACAATGTAAAGCAAATACTATCACAGAAAAAGATTTTCATCAGATGATTATAGATCTAAAAGCTGACTTATTTGACCTATATTGTCAAATATTTACTAAAAGGAATGAAAACATGGAAATGCTAAAACAACAGGTAAAAATAACTCCTGATATAAAAGAATTATTAAATATGAGGTACAATATCATCCTGCATGGAGCACCCGGCACGGGAAAGACATTTACAGCGCGCCAAATTGCTGCACAAATGATGTTTGACAAAATATATGAAAATTTAACTGATGATGAAAAAAATCAAATAGGATTTGTTCAATTTCATCCTTCCTATGATTATACGGATTTTGTGGAGGGGTTACGGCCTAAAAAAGAAGTAGGGCAAAAAGAAATTGGCTTTGAACGAAAAAACGGAGTATTTAAAGACTTCTGTGAAAAAACGATACTTGCAGGCAATGAGGCAGGAACCGATAATTTTGAAAAAAGTTGGAATGAATTGATTGATAAACTAAATGATGATATTCGTATAGAAATTCCGTTAGTTTCCGGTAAAGGTTCGTTTGAAGTTGAATTGAATGAGTATGGCGAAGGACTGACAACACGAACATATAATTCAGATGAGGATAAAAAATCCGGTAATTGGATAAGAGGACAGTCAAAATTTTTCTCAAAAGAGCAGCTTTATAATATTTACAAAGGTTTAAAAGGCATCCCCAGCAGGGGACATGATAATTATCGTAAAGCAATAGTTGCGGAAATGAAAAAAAGTTTTAAATTGGAAGATTATAACAAAGGAACCCCAAAGGAAGAAGCTCCGAAATTTATTTTTATTATTGATGAAATTAACCGTGGTGATATGTCAAAAATATTCGGTGAATTATTCTTTTCTGTTGATCCTGCTTATCGAGGAACAAACGGTAAAGTATTAACTCAATATCAAAATTTAATAGAAGACCGAGATACTTTCAAAAACGGTTTTTATATTCCTGATAATGTCTATATTATTGGGACAATGAATGATATTGACCGTTCTGTTGAAAGTATGGATTTTGCAATGCGCCGTAGATTTGTTTTTTATGAAATCACCGCTAAAGATAGTGCAGAAGCAATGGGAATAGATTATAGTACTGCAAGTCCGATGAAAAAATTGAATGATGCTATAGAAAAGGAACTTGGCAGTGATTACCAAATTGGCGGTTCATATTTCAAGGAATATAAGGATAAGCTAAACGACACAAATGCATTACAGGAACTGTGGAAAAATAATCTCAAAGGATTGCTTCGAGAATACTTGCGTGGACAAAGAGATGCTAAAACTAAATTAGATGAGTTTGAGAGTGTTTTCTATGGAACTAATACGGATAACGGACAACAGCAGCAAAACGCTTAATCTATCAAAGAGTACAATTTCCGATTTACAAGCCATAGCTAATATTCCATTGGAAAATATAAAAGAGAGATATCCCGGTCTTTTGGTTTTTCCGCAAAGTTTTGGTGAATACGGAGATAATTTGGGCTCCCAATATATCTGCTCTTTAAACGATAAAACAATTGGAACAGGAAATTTAATGGGGTTTGTTGGCTATAATTCCACAGAACTTAGTATTTGTTCCCGTTTTGCCGATAACAATGGAAATGATTTTTTTCTGCACTATCTTCTGCAAAAGACATTGTGTCAATATGTTTTTGATTTAAAACATTCTTATCATGAAATAACTATTTTTGATTTTTTGCTATATTTATTTCCATATTATTTTAACAAGGCCTTATCTCAAGGTTTATTCAGAGAGTATAGGCAATTTCATTACAATGATAGTAAAGCAAAAGGTTCTATAGAAATAAATAGGCATATACAGCAAAATATTTCTTTCACAGGGAAAATCGCATATAGTACTAGAGAATATAGTTACGATAACCGTATTATTCAATTAATTAGACATACAATCGAATACATCAAAACTTTGCCTTTTGGTAAGAATTTGTTACTTGGACACGAAACACAACAAAATATAAGATTAATAATTGATAATACTTCATCTTATTCGCGTCAAGACTTACGCAAAGTATTTACAGAGAATTTAAGAGAAATCCAACACCCATATTATACAGAGTACAGTTCATTGCAAAAAATATGCTTACAGATTCTTAAATATGAAGGTTTAAAGTACGATGATAATACGCATACCCAAATTTATGGAATACTTTTTGATGGAGCATGGTTGTGGGAAGAATATCTAGCAGAAGTATTACAAAATGATTTTAAACATTACACTTCAGAAAATAGCAACTTCAAACTACTAGAATACAGAGGTGAAAGAAAACAAAAAATTATTCCTGATTATATTTCAAAAGATAAGAGAATCGTGGCTGATGCTAAATATATCCCATTGAATAAAAGTTCTTCATATGGGGAAGATCGGGCAACTGCTATTTATTATAAAACAGTTATGTATATGCTGAGATTTTCTTCTAAGCATGGTATTTTGTTTTATCCTTGTAAAGATAAATCAGAACCTAAGAAATATAAAATCATGGATACTGATAACTACTTAACCGAAGTACCATTTATGATACCTATGGAACAAACAAATACATATAATGATTATTGTAACCAAATGTTAATGGAAGAAGAAAATTTCAAAATACTTATTTTTGAAAATGCCTAACACCCGCTTCAACGCTGACAAACAAGATTATGAATATTTACAGGTTAAGCAAGTATTATGTAAAGACTCTTTATGCCATATAGTAAGAATAAAAACATGAAAATTTCTAAGCTAAACCCTGCTCTGACTTGAAAAGCCCCTAAGGGAACGGGAGGGCTCTCCCCCTAATTATAGAGCCTCTATTTCTTTAATGCTTAAACCTGTAGCTTTTACAATATTTTGAATATGAAGAGTTTGCAATAAATAGCAAAATTTGAAAAAAGGAATTTCGATACGAGATATAATAATTTTCTATATTATCAGACTTTATTCTAGAAAAATGGCGGACACCAGATAACGTTCAATTTACTATAGTGCAAGAATTTTCAAAATGTGATATAATTATGACTATGAAAGTTTATCTTGATAACTGTTGTTACAATCGGCCATATGACGACCAAAATTATTTGTCGATTTCACTTGAAACACAGGCAAAGTTGCTTGTTCAGTTGCTTATAAAAGAAAAACATCTGGAACTAGCTTCTTCGTTTATTTTGGATTATGAAAATTCTTGTAATCCCTATATGGATAGAAAAACTGCTATAAAGAATTTTTTGGATACCAATGTTTCTGATTATGTCTGTAGTGAAAAATCGGCAGAAGTCATTACAAAGGCAGAAATAGTGATGGCAACGGGAGTAAAGATGAAGGATTCTTGTCACATAGTTTGTGCTGAAATGATGAAATGTGACTATCTTTTGAGCACGGATAAAGGTATGTTGAAATATAAAAGCGATACTTTAAAATTACTTAATCCGATAGAATTCATAGATTTATTAAATGGAGGTAATAAAAATGATGACTGAAATGATTGTACCGCCGCCTACGATAGAGCTTCTCTCTCGTGGTATGGAATGTCTGATAGAAACAATGGGTGTCGTTGAAGCAGAATACTTTATTGCTGCTGTACGAAGGGAACGATTCGATTATACAAAATGGCAAAGAGAATATTTTGACAAAATGGATTTAAAAACTTTTGTTAATAATGCAAAATCTCATGCTCAAAGTATGGAAAAATAAAATTACCCACCACCCGCTTTTAAACAACTTACAGCCTAGGTTGATATGCATTATTATACCGGGCAAATAAAATAGCTTGATAAAAGAGCAGGTTAAGCTAATGTTAGAAACACACCTAATGGTGGGAGATAATACTCGGTTATTTCCTATTTCCCTTACCTCTGCACCCTTCCTGAAGCATCTCCTTGGGCAAGAGTTAAAACTTCATCAAAAGAAACTTGGTTAAAGTCGCCGTTTATGGAGTGCTTTAAGCAAGAGGCGGCTGAAGCAAAGTCGATTTGTTTTTGAGGTTTAAAGCCTTTTAGTTCGGCACAGATTAAGGCTGCGGCAAAACTGTCTCCGCCCCCTAGTCTGTCAACAACCTGCATTGTGTATTTTTTGCTGAAATAGGCCTTGCCTTTTGTATAAAGCATGGCTGACCAGTTGTTTTCGCTAGCTGAGATGGATTCTCTTAAAGTTATTCCTACTTTTTGAAAACCGAATTTTTTGCATAGTTTTTCAGCAACCTCTTTATAGCCTTTTTCATTCAGTTTGCCCGAGCTTACGTCCGTGTTTTTTGAGGTTATACCGAAAACCTTGTCTGCATCTTCTTCATTTGAAATACAGATATCGACAAACTCGCAGATACTGCTCATGGTTTCTTTTGCTTCATCGGGAGTCCAAAGTTTTTTGCGGTAGTTGAGGTCGCATGAAACGGTAATACCCATTGACCTTGCCGTTTTGCAGGCTTCAAGGCAAATTTCGGCAGCATTTTTGCTTAAAGCGGGAGTGATCCCTGTAAAATGGAACCATGAGGCTCCTTTAAAAATTTCTTTCCAATTAAAGTCGCTCGGTGAGGCTTCGGCAATGGCAGAATTAGCCCTGTCATATATTACCTTGGAGGCACGTTGGGATGCTCCCTTTTCTAAAAAATAGATACCTATACGCTTCCCTCCGCGGATTATGCCTGAAACATCTACCCCGTACCGGCGCAAAGAGTTTACTGCCGCTTGGCCTATCTCATGGGACGGCAGTTTTGTTATGTATGAGGACTGCATTCCGAAGTTGGCTAAAGAAACCGCGACATTTGCCTCCGCCCCACCGAAAACCAATTCCAGGGCATCGGCTTGAACAAAGCGGTTAAAGCCTGTGGGGGAAAGGCGGAGCATAATTTCGCCCATGGTTATAACTTTGGGTGCTTGGTTTGTTTCGATGCTTCCGTTTAAAGAGTTCTCATTTGATGTTGAGGCCTTTTTTTCTGTTGAAGTTTTTGGGTATGAAAATGTAGTTAAAGTGCTTGGATCTTTTTTAGGATTACGAGCCTCTTTTACTATTTGTAATGCAATGGCTGACTCTTCTTCTATCTTTTTAAAATCTTTTGAAGATATAAGCTCTTTTGAAACCATCCAGCTTCCGCCGCAGGCTATTACCTTTGAAAAGGCTGCATATTCCGCAATATTTTGAGCGTTTATTCCTCCGGTCGGCATAAATTTTATATTCGGGTACGGTGCGGAAATAGCCTTTATAAATTTTAATCCCCCTGCAGCCTCAGCCGGAAAAAACTTGACTACTTCAAGACCGAAGCTCATAGCCTGTTCGATTTCTCCCGCGGTGGAAACTCCCGGAATTATCGGATAGCCTGACTTAATGCAATGCTCTACAACCTTGGGATTGAGTCCGGGGCTGACAATGAATTTTGCTCCTGCAGCGATAGCTTTGTCGGCTTGTTCCGGGGAGAGAACCGTGCCTGCTCCTACAAGAAAATCCGGAAAGTCTTTTGAAAAAACTTGAATAGCTTTTTCGGCTGCTTCCGTTCTAAATGTGATTTCGGCACAAAAAAGGCCGGCGGCAGAGAGGGCTTTTCCCAATGGAAGAGCGTCTTTTTCATTGTCTAAAACGATGACGGGTACAATACCTATTTTTTCTATTTGTTTAAAGATTTTATTCATAAAAGCCCCCTATTCAGTTTAGATATGAACCGATAAAGCATTCTAGCATATCTTTTGCGATTTGTCATTAAAAAAATAATATAAATCTTGACATAGTTAAAAAAACTATTATAATAAAAGTAAATCAAATTTGGAGGTTCTTTATGAAAAAAATTGCTTTAGTTTTGTTTGTTGTACTTGCTGCTATTTTAATTGCATCATGTTCGACAGTAGCACCTGTTGCAGGTGCTTCAGGTGTTGTAGGACGAAAAACCGGTGAAGCTTCTCAAGCCTTTGTTTTTGCATTCCCTTTAAAAGGTGAAGGCGGAATTGCTCAAGCTGCAAAAAATGGCGGTATCACAAAAGTAGGAACGGTTGATGTTAGAATAAATTGGCCTGCAAGCCCTATTATTCCCTATGTTGTTGTAACTACAGTTGTTACGGGAGAATAAGCTATTATAGCTTCATGGCCTCATTATTTTGATAGTGAGGCCTTTTTTTAGATTTTATGAAAAAATATATTTTTATTTTAATACCTATTTTACTCTTATTTTCTTCATGTATAACCGCTTCATCGGGAAAGGAGAAGGTTATTACTGCTTATATGGACTCCGGTACAAGAAAGTACTATATCCGGCCGGGAAAAATGGTATTACAAAAAGAAAAGGATACTTCAAGCCATATAATGGCTGATTTTACCTATCAAATGAGGCAAAGAGAATATGTTTCGGATGCATATTTTAATTTTACCTTACATAATAAAGCTGATGCTTTTATTTTAAAGGCCTATTTTATTTTAGATTCTAAAGAAATTGTAGAACTTTTTGAACTTAATACTCTTGATAGAAATCTTTCTTTAGGATATGTGCGGGTTTCTACAATTATAAAAAAAGAAAAAGTTAAAAATGTGTTGATGAGTCTCCATAAGGGTATGGCTGTATTAAAGGTGGAACTTGATAATCATGCCGAAATGGAATTTGTAGCCTCAAAAGATTTAATAAGCCGTATTGAAGAAGCTTTTTATAAATAATCATCACCTATTGACAATATCCGTTATTGCGTATATGTTTTTACATACAAGATCCTCACTTGTGGAGTAAGTGTGTGAAAAAGTTCACTCTTATTTTTATCTGTTCTCTGTTTTTAGCTTCGTGTATAAAGCCTGCCGAGCCTACTTTAAATGCTGTTGTAAAAGGTGTTTTTGATGCGGAAAACATATCTGTAGGGGATATACAGGTACTGGAAGGAGAATGGATTTTTATTCCGAACGAATTTGTTGAACCGCTGGAAGATTTCGGTAAATATACCCGTTATGAGAATATAAATACGTCTTGGCATAAGTATGGAGACGGTCTTTCAATTTACGGATATGGGACCTATGCCTTAAGAATAAAAAATCTTTCTACAAATGGTGTATATGCAATAAAAACGGCAACGGTTTCTTCAGCTTTTATTGCATACCTTGAAGGGGAGGAAATTTATAGAAGCGGTGTTGTAGGTAATTCCCGTGAATTTGAAAAATTTAATTGGGATGCCCCTTTTATTACCCTTCCGACCTTTGGAAAGGAAGAGGTAACATTGGTTTTTCATGTTTCTAATTTTAACGATAATAAGGCTGGTTTTGTAAAACCCATAGAATTCGGCTTTTACTCTGACCTTTTAAATGCAAAAAATGCAAGTGTCTTAACTCTGACTATATTGGCCGGTATTCTTTTGCTGGCTGCTGCATTTTTTATCTCTTTGTTTATTTTTTATCCTAAAGAGCGTCAATCTCTTTATTTCGGTTTGTTGGCGGCTAATTTTTGTTTAAGAATTTGCAGCTATGATGAATTTTTACTTACAACAATAATGCCCGGTATTAGCGGGGAGACTCTTTTTAAAATAGGTTATAGCACACTTTCTTTCGGTATTATTTTTGTTTCATTGTTTATACATAACTTGTTTAGTAAAATTAAGAGCAAATATTTGCTTATACTGTGCGCTCCTGCAATATTATATATTATGATAAATATTTTTGCTCCTATGAGAGCCTCATCTGAGCTGCTCCATTTTGCTCAAGTATATGTTTTATTGTTTGCAGCGTATAATGTACTAACTGTTATGAAGGCCGCTTCACGAAAAGATACATCAGCAATTCTTTTTTTGACCGGGTTTTCAATTTTTTTACTTTTAAGTGTAAGGGATATTTTAATTGCAAATAGGATTATACAGGGCTTTTTTCTATCACATATAGGTGTTTTAGTCTTGCTGATTCCAATGGCTATTGTTGTTTTACATAATTTTAGGGACAGCTCGAATAGGGTTATCGATATGACGAAGCAGATAGAATGCATAAACGATGCTCTTGCAAAATTTGTTCCTAACGAATTTATGAATTTTTTAAGAAAAAAACACGTTGATATTAAGCTGGGAGATAATATTTTAAAAGACATGTATATAGCCTTCATTCATTTAGGTATTTATACAGGCTTGGGAACCGAAAAAGAAAGGCAGAGTCTTCTTAAAATTTATAATTATACTCTGGCAAATATCAATCCTATTATTCAAGCTCATAACGGATTTATCGACAAATATTTAACTGAAGGTTTAATGGTTCTTTTTCACGGTTCGGCAGATGATGTTATAAAGTGTATGCTTGAAATTAAATCCGTAGTTCAATTTGAAAATATGGATAGGGAAATAAGTAAATTGCCTAAAATAGACCTTGCTATAGGTGTTCATTATGGAAGACTTATGCTTGGTACTATTGGAGAGGAAGAAAGAATGGATAGCACCGTTATATCCGATGTTGTCAATGTTGCTTCCAGACTTCATTTTTATGCTCTAAAAAAAGGAGTAAATATTTTTATCAGCGAAGTTGTTAAAAAGAATGTAACGAATCTTCCAATAAATGAGGTTAAATTTGAATATAACGGCTTGGTACGATTTAGAGGAAAAGATGAACCGGTTAGAATATATGAGGTAAAAAAATTATGACGGTAGAAAAGAAAAGGTTGTTTTTAGGGTCTATTCCTTTTTTTTGTTTATTTATTCTTTTGTATCTAACTAATTTGTTTAAACTTGTTTATGAACAAAAAATCATAGATTTGGAAGTAAAAAACGGTAAGGTGTCTATTCCCGCTAATACATTATCAGAGTCCTCTCTTTTTTCTTTAAGCGGAGATTTTTATTATACGCCTAATCGGTTTTATTCTTTAAAAAATAGCCCTGAAGAATCTTATGCTAAGGTTCCCGGTGATTTTGCAAGCAAGGATCTAGGGAATGTATTCGGTTACGGTTCTTACGGTTTAGAATTATATGGGCTAGATCCCGGTATCATTTATGCAATTCATGTCCCACATATTTTTAGCAGCTGCAGTATTATAATAAATGGAATAGATCTTCAAAGTCAGGGACAGCCCGGTATAGATCGGGAGACGGAAAATCCGGGAACCAGATCGTCTCAAATAGCCTTTAGACCCTTAAAAGACGGAACAGCCAATATAGTTATTAATGTTTCCAATTTTTTTAACAATAAAGGTTATATTTCTTCTCCGATTATTTTGGGCGAAGCTTCTCAAATAGGAATAATGTTTAGAGGGGATTTGATCTTTTACGGTACTATATTTGCCGTAACTTTTTCGGTTGCCTTATTTTTCTTCATGCTTTCGTTTTTTTATAAAAACTCTTCCTTTGTAATTTGGTTTGCATTAACGTCCATGGTTTTAGCTGTTAGGGGAATTTTCTTTTATCCTCATATTTTTATGATTTTGTTTCCGGACATTCCTTGGATTGCTACTTTTATTATTAGGTATATTACCGTTCCTCTGCCTATAATTTTATTTACTGTTTTTATAAGTACGGCTTTAAAATTACGATATAAAATTCCTTACATAATTATATTATCCGTATCGATTTTATACGCTATTTCCACCATAGTTCTTCCGCCTGAAGTTTCAACGTTTTTATTGATTTACTACCAAGTTTTTGCTTTGTTTTGTGTAAGTTATATTATCGCTATTGCAATAATAGGCTTGAAAAAAAAGAAAGAATTTTCCGTATGGATATTTATTGCGACAGCAGTATTGTTTTTATTCGGTGTTTATGACTTGTTGGTTTCTTTAGGCATTATACCGGGAGATTTTTTTATTCAGATAGGGACTGTTTTTGCGGTTATCATATTATCGATAATGGTATTGGATGATTATTCCGGTTCAATAAATAAAATAGAAGATCTAAGTGTAGAAATGCAACTTATAAATAGATCTCTTGTTCGATTCGTGCCTGATCAAATTGTAGAACTGTTAAATAAAAAATCCATAACGGATGTTAATCTTGGAGATAGCGTTGAGCTTACAATGCCCATCCTTTCGATAGATATCCGCTCCTTTACTCACACTTCAGAAAAACTTGCACCTAATCAAGTTTTTGAATTATTGAATGAGTATTTTGCATTGGTAGCTCCAATTGTTCGGAAATATAATGGTGTAATAACAAAATACTTGGGGGACGGCTTTTTTGCTTTATTTCCTGACGGAGCGAATGCTGCTCTTTCGTGCGGAATAGCTATACAAAGGGCTATTCGAGATAATGGAATTGCTGTTCCCAACGCATCCCCTATAAAAGTAGGTATAGGAATTGATATGGGGGATATTCTTTTAGGTATCATCGGTAATTCAACACGAATGGATAGTATTATTATTTCCAATTCTTACCACATTGCAGAAGTTTTGCAGGAATCCACAAAAAAATATTGTTCCTGTATGATTATTTCCGATAGAATTTATGATGCCATCAATGATATTTCCGAGCATTATATTAGGCCTATACAAAGGGTTAAAAACTCATCGAACAAGGAAACTTTCTTATATGAAGTTTATGATTGCGATGATGATCTTATTCGCGATTTAAAGCATAGCACTCAGGATTATATGAAAAATGCTTTAAAAGCTTTATCGAATGAAGGGGCTGAATCTGCAGCTAAATATTTTGATAAGGTTTTGAGTATATTTCCGGACGATCCTGTGTCTCTCTATTATAAAAAAATATTTGAAAAAATCAATTCACGATAAAATTTATTTTAAGGAGTAATTTATGGCAAAAAAGGTTGTGATTGTAGGAGGCGTGGCAGGCGGGGCTTCAGTCGCTGCAAGAGTTAGACGCTTGGATGAAAATGCTGAAGTCATTATGTTTGAAAAAGGTCCCAATGTTTCTTTTTCAAATTGTGCCTTACCATTTTTCTTGAGCAGAATTGTTCCCGAAAGCGAGAGTCTTGTTTTGATGAGCCCTGAACAGTTTAAAAA is from Treponema denticola and encodes:
- a CDS encoding adenylate/guanylate cyclase domain-containing protein; translation: MTVEKKRLFLGSIPFFCLFILLYLTNLFKLVYEQKIIDLEVKNGKVSIPANTLSESSLFSLSGDFYYTPNRFYSLKNSPEESYAKVPGDFASKDLGNVFGYGSYGLELYGLDPGIIYAIHVPHIFSSCSIIINGIDLQSQGQPGIDRETENPGTRSSQIAFRPLKDGTANIVINVSNFFNNKGYISSPIILGEASQIGIMFRGDLIFYGTIFAVTFSVALFFFMLSFFYKNSSFVIWFALTSMVLAVRGIFFYPHIFMILFPDIPWIATFIIRYITVPLPIILFTVFISTALKLRYKIPYIIILSVSILYAISTIVLPPEVSTFLLIYYQVFALFCVSYIIAIAIIGLKKKKEFSVWIFIATAVLFLFGVYDLLVSLGIIPGDFFIQIGTVFAVIILSIMVLDDYSGSINKIEDLSVEMQLINRSLVRFVPDQIVELLNKKSITDVNLGDSVELTMPILSIDIRSFTHTSEKLAPNQVFELLNEYFALVAPIVRKYNGVITKYLGDGFFALFPDGANAALSCGIAIQRAIRDNGIAVPNASPIKVGIGIDMGDILLGIIGNSTRMDSIIISNSYHIAEVLQESTKKYCSCMIISDRIYDAINDISEHYIRPIQRVKNSSNKETFLYEVYDCDDDLIRDLKHSTQDYMKNALKALSNEGAESAAKYFDKVLSIFPDDPVSLYYKKIFEKINSR